The stretch of DNA TTCTCTACAATCTTTTTTTATTCGATACTCTTCTGCTTTCTTTAAAGGGCTGTTTTATAAAAAAGATAGCCAGCCACCTACCTATCCTAGCTTTGCTAGGTGGTTGGCTATCTTTTTTATGTTCTGACAGGTCGCTGTCATCAGCGCCTGTTCCTGCACTTTTTCTCTTCCTCGTAACCTACAATAGCGAAGCCCGTGGAGTTGTTTCGCATCCGCAAAGCTTCGCTCTATCGTTTCTTTTCGCAATTTATATAATAACTTTCCTGAGTGGCTCAGGCGATTTTCCCGCACCCAATCTTTACTACCTTCCCAAACATGCCTTGTGATAACTTTTCGATGATTTCTTGATTTCGTACATGTGGCCAACAGTGGGCAAGCAGTACATTGTTTAGGGTCAGATGCGTATTCTTTATACCCTTCTCGATTTGTTGTTCGCAGAGGTAATGTTTGTCCGTTTGGACAAACATAATGATCTTTCTCTGGGACATACTTGAACTTCCATTTAGGCATTAATCCTTTAGTAGGATGAAAACGTCGGTGACCGATGACAGCGAAAATATTCTGTTCATTCAAGGCGTGACAGATTGGCGTAGTGAGATAACCGGAGTCCAGAGCGACAGCTTCCACATCAAAATTAAAGCGTTCCTTCTGTCGTTCAAGGCGCTCCAAATAAGGCCGTGAATCGTGCACATTTCCGGCCGTGACATGGACATCGGTAATAATATTATATTTCATATCCGTAGTTCTATGATCTAAGTAGAAAAAGCCTTCAGGCTTTCCTTCTCGATACATATAGCCACTCTCTGGATCAGTCGTGCTTTCTTTCACTACTTTCGTTTCTGTCACCTCCTCTCGTGACTTTAAAGCTTTTTTCCTTGTTTTGTACGTTCTTCTTGGATTGCTTTATCCAATTCTTCCTGATATGAACGAGTAGCTTCCTGTACTTCCTTCTTGATGAACTTTCTTTTATTCGCATTGGCTTTTAAGTGGGTGGAATCAGTGAATAAGACGCGTCCTCCAACCATACGATGCTTCATTGCCTGTTCTACAATTTCATCAAAGATTTGTTGGAAGATATCTGTGCCCTTGAATCGATTACAACGATTCCAGCTTATTGTAGAGTGGTGAGGGACTGGGTCCGTGAGTTTAAGTCCTAAAAACCAA from Terribacillus sp. FSL K6-0262 encodes:
- a CDS encoding IS1182 family transposase (programmed frameshift), whose translation is MLNSRENDQTALEIVTIEELVPENHLLRKIETHIDFSFIREKVRPYYSADNGRPSLDPLVLFKMIFIGYLFGIRSERQLEKEIQTNIAYRWFLGLKLTDPVPHHSTISWNRCNRFKGTDIFQQIFDEIVEQAMKHRMVGGRVLFTDSTHLKANANKRKFIKKEVQEATRSYQEELDKAIQEERTKQGKKPLKSREEVTETKVVKESTTDPESGYMYREGKPEGFFYLDHRTTDMKYNIITDVHVTAGNVHDSRPYLERLERQKERFNFDVEAVALDSGYLTTPICHALNEQNIFAVIGHRRFHPTKGLMPKWKFKYVPEKDHYVCPNGQTLPLRTTNREGYKEYASDPKQCTACPLLATCTKSRNHRKVITRHVWEGSKDWVRENRLSHSGKLLYKLRKETIERSFADAKQLHGLRYCRLRGREKVQEQALMTATCQNIKKIANHLAKLG